In Streptomyces chartreusis NRRL 3882, the following are encoded in one genomic region:
- a CDS encoding YdbC family protein, which produces MLVKWIRCTVVDRRGFERGQRKWAGLLGEPGFRGQGGGWSRRRPDVAHIFAFWESRAFYDSFMARSHDRLASAQSGTFKDAQVRLFDHRFDVKTGFEPRFTDADLLRVALCRVHEERVEHFVLMQEKVWNPAMAGSPGMVRGLFGEAPGNEFMVLSMWRSAAEHGKYRTERVERLALRAQTEADVAALTGDVVDMEPSWTV; this is translated from the coding sequence GTGCTGGTCAAGTGGATTCGCTGCACCGTGGTGGACCGCCGCGGTTTCGAGCGGGGGCAGCGGAAGTGGGCGGGGCTTCTGGGGGAGCCGGGGTTTCGGGGGCAGGGGGGTGGCTGGAGCCGGCGGCGGCCGGACGTGGCGCACATCTTCGCGTTCTGGGAGAGCCGCGCCTTCTACGACTCCTTCATGGCGCGGTCCCACGACCGGCTCGCGTCGGCCCAGTCGGGCACGTTCAAGGACGCCCAGGTCAGGCTCTTCGACCACCGCTTCGACGTGAAGACCGGCTTCGAACCGCGCTTCACGGACGCCGACCTGCTGCGGGTGGCGCTCTGCCGTGTCCACGAGGAGCGGGTCGAGCACTTCGTGCTGATGCAGGAGAAGGTCTGGAACCCGGCGATGGCCGGCTCGCCCGGCATGGTGCGCGGGCTGTTCGGCGAAGCACCCGGGAACGAGTTCATGGTGCTGTCCATGTGGCGGTCGGCCGCCGAGCACGGCAAGTACCGCACCGAGCGCGTGGAGCGGCTCGCCCTGCGGGCCCAGACGGAAGCGGACGTGGCGGCGCTGACCGGGGACGTCGTGGACATGGAACCGAGCTGGACGGTCTGA
- a CDS encoding TerD family protein codes for MDGLNKGLRKVEIAVRWDPSPAGQPSTDLDLVAATYLADEPHGDPAYVVHFDSRSPDGTIYLNRDSKDGQGFGYDEVMTLELDRLDGRYARVVVGVVIQQRPAERTFVSVVNPGLRIREGYTVLTEDDFGGVLGATAATVAEFVREGSGPWNFRPGLRGFEGDPVDFARTMGAAHRP; via the coding sequence GTGGACGGGCTGAACAAGGGGCTGCGCAAGGTCGAGATCGCGGTGCGGTGGGATCCCAGTCCGGCGGGGCAGCCGTCCACCGACCTGGACCTCGTCGCGGCGACCTATCTGGCGGACGAACCGCACGGTGATCCCGCCTATGTGGTGCACTTCGACAGCCGCTCCCCCGACGGCACCATCTATCTCAACCGGGACAGCAAGGACGGCCAGGGCTTCGGTTACGACGAGGTCATGACGCTGGAACTCGACCGGCTCGACGGCCGCTACGCGCGCGTGGTGGTCGGTGTCGTCATCCAGCAGCGCCCGGCGGAGCGCACTTTCGTCAGTGTGGTGAATCCCGGGCTGCGGATCCGCGAGGGGTACACGGTCCTGACCGAGGACGACTTCGGGGGTGTCCTCGGGGCCACGGCGGCGACGGTCGCGGAGTTCGTCCGGGAGGGTTCCGGTCCCTGGAACTTCCGCCCCGGCCTGCGTGGTTTCGAGGGCGACCCCGTGGACTTCGCCAGGACGATGGGTGCCGCACACCGGCCGTGA
- a CDS encoding vitamin B12-dependent ribonucleotide reductase, translated as MTETASGPARSSRAKSAKASKGLRIERIHTTPGVHPYDEVAWERRDVVMTNWRDGSVNFEQRGVEFPDFWSVNAVNIVTSKYFRGAVGTPQRETSLKQLIDRIVKTYRKAGEDHKYFASPADAEIFEHELAYALLHQIFSFNSPVWFNVGTKQPQQVSACFILSVDDSMESILDWYKEEGMIFKGGSGAGLNLSRIRSSKELLSSGGNASGPVSFMRGADASAGTIKSGGATRRAAKMVVLDVDHPDIEDFIETKVKEEEKIRVLRDAGFDMDLGGDDIASVQYQNANNSVRVNDEFMKAVEQGGQFGLRGRMTGEVIEEVDAKQLFRKIAEAAWACADPGIQYDDTINNWHTCPESGRITASNPCSEYMHLDNTSCNLASLNLMKFLKDDGKGNQSFEAERFQKVVELVITAMDISICFADFPTQKIGENTRAFRQLGIGYANLGALLMATGHAYDSDGGRSLAGAITSLMTGTAYRRSAELAAVVGPYDGYARNADAHKRVMKQHSDANDKAVRMDDLDTPVWAAASESWQDVLRLGEKNGFRNSQASVLAPTGTIGLAMSCDTTGVEPDLALVKFKKLVGGGSMQIVNGTVPQALRRLGYLEEQIEAIVAHIAEHGNVIDAPGLKPEHYEVFDCAMGERAISPMGHVRMMAAIQPWISGAISKTVNMPETATVEEVEEIYFEAWKLGVKALAIYRDNCKVGQPLSTKKWEEKAEEPAAVEAKVEKVVEYRPVRKRLPKGRPGITTSFTVGGAEGYMTANSYPDDGLGEVFLKMSKQGSTLAGMMDAFSIAVSVGLQYGVPLETYVSKFTNMRFEPAGMTDDPDVRMAQSIVDYIFRRLALDFLPFETRSALGIHSAEERQRHLETGSYEPNEDEVDVEGLAQSAPRAQELKAVSAPKNEEAAKPAPQQAHTSAELVEMQLGIQADAPLCFSCGTKMQRAGSCYICEGCGSTSGCS; from the coding sequence ATGACAGAGACGGCGAGCGGTCCGGCACGGAGTTCCCGCGCCAAGAGCGCCAAGGCGAGCAAGGGCCTGCGTATCGAGCGCATCCACACCACCCCTGGGGTCCACCCCTACGACGAGGTGGCCTGGGAGCGCCGTGACGTCGTCATGACCAACTGGCGCGACGGCTCGGTCAACTTCGAGCAGCGTGGCGTCGAGTTCCCCGACTTCTGGTCGGTGAACGCGGTCAACATCGTCACCAGCAAGTACTTCCGCGGTGCCGTCGGCACCCCGCAGCGCGAGACCAGCCTCAAGCAGCTGATCGACCGCATCGTGAAGACGTACCGGAAGGCCGGCGAGGACCACAAGTACTTCGCCTCGCCCGCCGACGCCGAGATCTTCGAGCACGAGCTGGCGTACGCCCTCCTGCACCAGATCTTCAGCTTCAACAGCCCTGTCTGGTTCAACGTCGGCACCAAGCAGCCCCAGCAGGTCTCCGCCTGCTTCATCCTGTCCGTCGACGACTCCATGGAGTCGATCCTCGACTGGTACAAGGAAGAGGGCATGATCTTCAAGGGCGGCTCCGGTGCCGGCCTGAACCTCTCCCGGATCCGTTCCTCCAAGGAGCTGCTGTCCTCCGGCGGCAACGCCTCCGGTCCGGTCTCCTTCATGCGCGGCGCCGACGCCTCCGCAGGAACGATCAAGTCCGGTGGTGCCACCCGCCGCGCCGCCAAGATGGTCGTCCTCGACGTGGACCACCCCGACATCGAGGACTTCATCGAGACCAAGGTCAAGGAAGAGGAGAAGATCCGCGTCCTGCGCGACGCGGGCTTCGACATGGACCTGGGCGGCGACGACATCGCGTCCGTCCAGTACCAGAACGCCAACAACTCGGTCCGTGTGAACGACGAGTTCATGAAGGCCGTCGAGCAGGGTGGCCAGTTCGGGCTGCGCGGCCGGATGACCGGCGAGGTCATCGAGGAGGTCGACGCCAAGCAGCTCTTCCGCAAGATCGCCGAGGCCGCCTGGGCCTGCGCCGACCCCGGCATCCAGTACGACGACACCATCAACAACTGGCACACCTGCCCCGAGTCCGGCCGGATCACCGCGTCGAACCCGTGCAGCGAGTACATGCACCTGGACAACACGTCCTGCAACCTGGCCTCGCTGAACCTGATGAAGTTCCTGAAGGACGACGGCAAGGGCAACCAGTCCTTCGAGGCCGAGCGCTTCCAGAAGGTCGTCGAGCTGGTCATCACCGCGATGGACATCTCGATCTGCTTCGCCGACTTCCCGACCCAGAAGATCGGCGAGAACACGCGCGCGTTCCGCCAGCTCGGCATCGGCTACGCCAACCTCGGCGCCCTGCTGATGGCCACCGGCCACGCCTACGACTCCGACGGTGGTCGCTCCCTCGCCGGCGCCATCACCTCCCTGATGACCGGCACGGCGTACCGCCGCTCCGCCGAACTCGCCGCGGTCGTCGGCCCGTACGACGGCTACGCCCGCAACGCCGACGCCCACAAGCGCGTCATGAAGCAGCACTCCGACGCCAACGACAAGGCCGTCCGCATGGACGACCTGGACACCCCGGTGTGGGCCGCCGCCAGCGAGTCGTGGCAGGACGTGCTGCGCCTCGGCGAGAAGAACGGTTTCCGTAACTCCCAGGCGTCCGTGCTCGCCCCGACCGGCACCATCGGCCTCGCGATGTCCTGCGACACCACCGGTGTCGAACCCGACCTCGCCCTGGTCAAGTTCAAGAAGCTGGTCGGCGGCGGCTCGATGCAGATCGTCAACGGCACCGTCCCGCAGGCCCTGCGCCGCCTGGGCTACCTGGAAGAGCAGATCGAGGCGATCGTCGCCCACATCGCCGAGCACGGCAACGTGATCGACGCCCCGGGCCTCAAGCCCGAGCACTACGAGGTGTTCGACTGCGCCATGGGCGAGCGGGCCATCTCCCCGATGGGCCACGTCCGGATGATGGCCGCGATCCAGCCGTGGATCTCCGGTGCCATCTCCAAGACGGTCAACATGCCGGAGACGGCGACCGTCGAGGAGGTCGAGGAGATCTACTTCGAGGCCTGGAAGCTGGGCGTCAAGGCGCTCGCGATCTACCGCGACAACTGCAAGGTAGGCCAGCCGCTCTCCACCAAGAAGTGGGAGGAGAAGGCCGAGGAGCCCGCCGCCGTCGAGGCCAAGGTCGAGAAGGTCGTCGAGTACCGCCCGGTCCGCAAGCGCCTCCCGAAGGGACGTCCCGGCATCACCACGTCCTTCACCGTCGGCGGCGCCGAGGGCTACATGACCGCCAACTCCTACCCGGACGACGGTCTGGGCGAGGTCTTCCTGAAGATGTCCAAGCAGGGTTCGACCCTCGCGGGCATGATGGACGCCTTCTCCATCGCGGTCTCGGTCGGCCTCCAGTACGGCGTTCCGCTGGAGACGTACGTCTCGAAGTTCACGAACATGCGCTTCGAGCCGGCCGGTATGACGGACGACCCGGACGTGCGGATGGCGCAGTCCATCGTCGACTACATCTTCCGCCGCCTGGCGCTGGACTTCCTGCCGTTCGAGACGCGCTCCGCGCTCGGCATCCACTCCGCCGAGGAGCGTCAGCGTCACCTGGAGACCGGCTCGTACGAGCCGAACGAGGACGAGGTCGACGTCGAGGGCCTGGCCCAGTCGGCGCCGCGGGCCCAGGAGCTGAAGGCCGTCTCCGCGCCGAAGAACGAAGAGGCGGCCAAGCCCGCCCCGCAGCAGGCCCACACCAGCGCCGAACTGGTGGAGATGCAGCTGGGCATCCAGGCCGACGCGCCGCTGTGCTTCTCCTGCGGTACGAAGATGCAGCGCGCCGGTTCCTGCTACATCTGCGAGGGCTGCGGCTCGACCAGCGGTTGCAGCTGA
- the nrdR gene encoding transcriptional regulator NrdR, which produces MHCPFCRHPDSRVVDSRTTDDGTSIRRRRQCPDCSRRFTTVETCSLMVVKRSGVTEPFSRTKIINGVRKACQGRPVTEDALAQLGQRVEEAVRATGSAELTTHDVGLAILGPLQELDLVAYLRFASVYRAFDSLEDFEAAIAELREETGRPDADDGDREDAGAGSQEDDRGPGGTGHVPEPAGAAD; this is translated from the coding sequence ATGCACTGCCCCTTCTGCAGGCACCCCGACAGCCGTGTCGTCGACAGCCGTACGACCGACGACGGCACGTCCATCCGCAGGCGCCGCCAGTGCCCTGACTGCTCCCGTCGTTTCACGACCGTGGAGACGTGCTCGCTCATGGTGGTCAAGCGGTCCGGAGTCACCGAACCCTTCAGCCGTACCAAGATCATCAATGGTGTGCGCAAGGCGTGTCAGGGGCGGCCCGTCACCGAGGACGCGCTCGCCCAGCTCGGCCAGCGGGTCGAGGAGGCGGTGCGGGCCACCGGAAGCGCCGAGCTGACCACCCACGACGTGGGGCTGGCCATACTCGGCCCGTTGCAGGAGCTCGATCTCGTCGCGTACCTGCGATTCGCCTCGGTCTACCGGGCGTTCGACTCGCTCGAGGACTTCGAGGCGGCCATCGCGGAGCTCAGGGAAGAGACGGGACGCCCCGACGCGGACGACGGAGACCGCGAGGACGCTGGGGCGGGGAGCCAGGAAGACGACCGCGGGCCCGGAGGGACGGGACACGTCCCCGAGCCCGCAGGCGCCGCCGACTGA